The segment ACATAGATTAACTGACTCACTGACAGGCAAATTTTTACTGCTGTAATAGACTGCACGGAAGCATGAGCTGTTTCTTCGAacaccaccagcagcttcaACATATCTAACAACgaaaaagagtttttaataCAACATGAATGCTTTATGATTGCTTTTGTCCTTATAGATAAAAAGATTGGATCTTTCTGCATTTTGGGTCAATACTagtacataaaacattaataacCCCAACTAATGTAAATTTTATCATATGCAGGATCAAGATGGTCACAAAAAACAATCCTCACTGCAGCTTGTGccttttttaaaccacaaaatGAAGGTATAAAGATAAAATCTGCATGGAGAGATAAGTGTGGATCGTGTGCTGATAAGATGGAAAACTGCTTGCAACATGCTTCTGCTGTAATATTCCCCAGGGGCTGGTAGGAGCCCTTGCACATGTTGTAATGAGGATGTTGGATAtgcatgagaaaaaataaagattggagTTTATAATTTAAAGCATCGTGGTGCTGACACTACACAGTGGACCGGGACACAGTGATCTGAAGACATGCAGGAGTTCATTTCTGGGGCCAGAGATGTTCCACTCTAAAAaccaaagagcaaaaaaaacaaaaaacaaaacaaaactaaaaaaaaaaaaactgtatatctttgttagttttttctgtgtttgtctttgtggaGATGaaatcctctgtgtgtgtgtgtgttttagtgagTGTGATGATGCTGTTATATGGCCTCTGTGTATGTTCGCGCCTAAGTGTCTGTCTACATTTGTGTCTCCATCTCTGTGCATGTATTGAGTCAAGCCAAGCGTGAACATTCGTCTGACAGGAGAGAGTGCAGCCTTGGTGCATAAAAGCCCAAACCACCACAGCTCCATTTTGTGAAAGGCGCTGAGGATTTGAAAGCTTCTTCACAGAGAACTGGTGTGTCTCTTACAGCATTATATAATGTCTTTTCAACTCCTCACGAAGATTGTATAAAGTCACATTGTCTTCGAGCATCACTGTCACCAGCCATGTGATACAACTTTCAGGAATGCAAGCTGAGCTACTTTAGCTACCAGCTCTGTTTTCACCCAACCAAGTCTTGAAataaaggaaaggaaatgaacaaaactgaaGCAGAAAGAGCTTACCTTTTTACAGAGTACCAGCTGGTGATCGAAGAGGAAGAAGACTCGCTGCTGGCTGCGTCCATATGGTTGATAGATCCATGACAACTCCCCAGTATAGATAAGCTCCGAGCTCCTGTTTAAGATATCATCCCCctacacataaacacagcaaGACGTACCCAATTAAAGAGACATTTGTACTCAGTATAGTCGGAATAGTTGATGCTTTATAGTTAGCTATACTTGGTCTCTGGAAAGAGTTTTGGGCTTTAAAGAACCTTTCAGAAGTCTGAAACACTCAAATTAATGTCACCAATCATGTTATGGGGGGTATTTCCATGAAATAATTAGGACCACTGTAGGTAAAAATATCAGTGATTAAAGCCATAATTATAAGAGAAATTTATCATCTTTATATGTTGTAGATCCTATTGCATATAAAAATATGAGCCTCAGTCCATGCTGCTGCACGTTTAGATGCACAAATGCACCAATCACATCATCTGAATCAGCACTTTAACTTCTGAATATTCCAACATTATGGCAGTGCCTCTTCATGCCAAATGCTTGGGATAATATGCTTATTCTAATCTAAAATCACAAGCATGCACATTAGACATTATCTTAGGTAAGCAGTGGACAGACAGAGTTTTCCCCTCACAAAATCACAACTCAATATAATCTCACagtaaaagcacatttttctgGTAAACCTCTGACTACATTACATCAATGTGCCTATTAAGCTTTTGCAGGTCTATCAGCTTTTTGCGTGGACAGTAGGCCCACTGAAACACAAAGCCAGTTCCATGAGGTGAAACATATCAGAAAACGTTGCTGTTTATCAAGCTGGTGGTGTAACAAAAGATGCTATATCAAGCTGCATCGTGGGAATGATTAATCTGATTGCTGCTGCTTGAATTTGGAGTTTAACTTTTTAAGCATACAAACTTTGAAAGCACAACCCACTGGTTTAAACAGTGCCGAAAGGGTTTTAGCTGTTTGACAACAGGCTGTCAGGGTTATGTCAACGCCTGAAAGTCTTGAGATTTAGGTTTTAGTTTAAGGAATTACAGAAGCAATTTGGATTTAGAGAAGGTACTTTTTAATTAAGCACATACCTCCCAATCAAGAACTGAAGCTTGCCACTGGGCAATCTTGTCAATGTTCTccagcctcctcttcctctcattGATCTGCTGAGTGACGTTCCGCATCACGGCCAGGGCTGCAGCCACGTATCGATAGTCACTACAGACACAGAATAGGTGCAATTACTCTGAGTTGTTGATAGACAGAGTTATAGCCCTTAGAGGTTATCCACTCAAAGACATGTAATGTTGCAGTGGAATGATACATAGTAATCTATTTAAGGCAGTGGCTATAAACTCAAGTAACAGTAGTAATCCAGTCAAAATAGCACTGCTATTTAATTTTAGTCACCCAGTCTTGTTCGCAGTTGACTCTGATGGTGTCTGTACTAGCTGAGCTGGATTTATCCCTCTGACTTGGATCTGCAATGAATCCAAGCCTCACTTTTGAAGataacatgtgtgtgtgtgtgtgtgagagagagagagagagagagagagagacagtgtTGTATGTAGAAGTGTGACAATGACAGGCCTATATCTGGCAGATTCTCCACAGCTCCCTAACAGTCGAACACTGTGATCTGGCAAGCCTCGCTGGCAGAGCTGGCACCTGTCCCGCTCTGGCTGAGAGCGCTTGGTTTGTGAATGACCTGGAGCTGACTGAGACACGCTGAATCACTTCGCACGGTGTTTCTCTGAGCTCACACGCATGAGTTTGCACATCTGGATGCTCACATATGCATAAGTGTATGAGAGCTCATCTGCTAATGTTTACCTCATGCATTCTGCTTCTGTGCTGCACTTGCAGTTATTAGGAAAATGTGGAGTCTTGCAAACAGTATGTGCCAGAGAAAACCccaatttatattttatctatTATCTATTTATGTACACAGTACTGTGGAATAATCTCCTGGGCATGTGCTGCTGTGAAAATGATAGAGATTGCCTCTGAAAAGCAGTACTCCagcatattttttcattatagATAATATTCATTGATtgaaaagttttcttcttcaacaTGAACAAGCTGGTAAACAGAGCAAAACAACATTTGCTTCAGTTCATGCATGAATAATTACCATTTCAGAGGTACAAAACCAACACCTGCAACACAATGCAACTGGAACATAATGATGCATCAGTGATGGcttctttttaaacaacttAATTAGCAtgaaacagcaacagattcatcagattacatgtaatctcAGTCACAATGTACAGTACCTGTGCTCCTGTGCGGTATATTTAAGAAGCTCAGCCAATTGGAGGGGATATTTGCAGATTTTCTGGACAGGGGTGAGCAAGAAGCCGTCTATGGCAATGTCAATCATTTGCTGGAGGAGGCGACAGGCCTCGAAGAAGTGTTGGTACCTGCCATCCCTCATCAGTTTGCTCAGCTCCATACAGGCGTCCAAGTGGTTGTTACAGTATTCTGAATAGATCCAAAAACCATCTTGCTGTAgcataaaagaaagagaaacgtGATCAGAAAGGATAATATGTAACATCTTCAATCAAACATACTACGAAGTGGATTGCTGATATACAGATAAGTGAATTTCTAGAATTTTGAATTAGAAATTTTTCCTCAGGATCATGACGTAATTATCTGTTACCAGTCTGCTGGTGACTCAATCATCTCTATGCAATATAATTTAGCTCAGATCCTGAGATGTGTCCAAGTCCATTTTTCATTCTCACATGTCTTCTGTgtgtcacaaaaaacaaaacaaaaaaactcacgTGTTCTAAAAAGCACGGCCCGATTTCAGAAAGGTGAGGTTCCTCTGTGTTGTACTGTTTCTCCAGATCCCGGACAAAACCCATCTGGAAACGGTAGATGTCCTCAATGTTTCCAAAAATGACCTTTAGCTGGTCATCATTGAACATGTCCACGCGCTTCCTGCACTGGCGCAAGTACCCCTGCAACAACAAGGGATGCAAAAAATgtgaaggtttaaaaaaatatgactaTTCAAAGGAATtgaatatattaagaccttgtggaaaaaaaactaacaaaaaacaaaaaaaaaacattgtgacaTGGCTGATTGTAATTAACTGAATGTCATTGAGCTTTAGTATTTTGTGTaatttcccattttttttcatcaggtGAGGAATCAGTTTTTTAGTTTTCGGGACACTTTATTCAGACTTTATCTTAAAAATTGCTTTGCCAAAGTATAAATATCCCTCGTGACTGGTTGTCATGTGTATTTTGAAATCCAAAAACCTATAAACCTCACTACATGTCTTGCCTGTGCTTGTTTACACAAACTCAAAGAATGCAGGATGCTTTCATCGGCAAGAGATGAGAAGGTGAAATTTCTGCTTTATTGCCACTGTTTTTCAAACAATCATGCTTCATCCAGCATAAACAAAGGGTATACAAAGCAGTAGGAGAAGATGATTAGATAAGCAGAAACTTGTACTTGAAGCCACCCAAAGTCAGTGCAgcaaagacttttttttgtctgagttCTGATACTGTATGACCGCTATGTACTCATGAACAGGCTTCTGCTGACAAACAACACTTTATACGATCAAACCTGAACTACTTTGTGTTCTTTTAAGTCTGACTCAGTATTTTTACAGCATAAACCAGCTGGTACAGTAGCTACAGACATAACAGTTTGATATCAATTATCTCTTCCCATAAGTCTTTGTTTCAGTTGATCTAATTATAATGTGGCACTGCTTCTTGTTGACTCCTTGCTTTCATTTAGTCTATGTAAATTATTTGCACGTATTTCAAGCTTTTGTGTGCATAATATCACTGATTACTGAGTCAGATGGATTAGTAATTCTGTTCAGCACATTAAGCTAACTGTTTACACAACTGATATTATCATAATACAACAAATTTATATAAaccacactcagacacacacatttactttgCTACTGAAACTCACAATAACTTCAAATGCACACATTtgaaaagaatggtcaatttaaaTTGGTTAACACGAAGaactaaaattattatttaaattatgtgtATTATATCTGCAAATTAATTTCAAATGATTACAAAGcaaatgatctgattttagattcagatttacattttatttctatgtaTGTTATGTTTTAGGTGCCATGAGAAACTgcctaaaataataaatggctTTTCTTGGTTGGTTCAGCTATGTGTACAATTCCAGCGCTAAAAATGTTGGGATATATATGTCAGAGACAGATTTGTTAATGACAACAGAACACAGAAAAagttctaaatgttttttaagtgcAGCAACATGTCTCAGAAAAGTTGACACAGGGAACATAAAAAGACGGACAAGTGAGCAGTACAACAGCAGGAACATGTTGCAACtgattaagtaaaaaaaactaattcaaTTATTCTATCGTCTGTAGTTCCATCTTCTATATAATAACATCAAATGATTCAGATAATCTGGAGATATCTCTGTGTAAATGGCTGAAATTCAATGTTGCATGGCCATGATCTTTGGGTCcccaggtggtggtggtgggttaAAAACAGGCACAATTCAGTCATGGAAATTCTTGCATGGGCTTgggaacacttccagaaatcattgTCTGTGACTACATTTCCCAATGAAAGCTACATTTGTAGGATgaagctctatcatgcaaagaagaaactGAATTTCTTTTTGGAAATCATGGCTGCCTTATCCTCTGGCTTTAAGACAAGGGGGGTTATCAGTGCTCAgttcaaaagcctgcatctctgataaTATGGGGTTGCACTTTCACCAAATTAACTGGCAACTCCTGGAAAAACACCATCAGTGCTGAAAGGTTCTAaaagttttagagcaacatatgctCCCTTCCAGATGTCATGTTTTCCGAGGAAggccttgcatatttcagcaagacaatgatAAACCGCATAGTGTATTAATTGCAACAGCATAGTTTCATGGAGGAAAATTCACTgactgacctgcctgcagtccagaactTTCACCAAATGAAATAATTTGGTACACAATGAAGTACAAATAATACAATGAAGACCAAAGACTGTTGAGCAGCAACAATCTAGTTTCAGACAAAATGAGACAACGCTCCTATCCCAGATGTCCAGCAGCGGATCTAAGCTCCCTGATATTCACAGACTGTTGTTAAAAGGAGAGTGCTTGCTACATAGTACACAACTGGTACCACAGCAATAAGACTGAAAAATACTCAGTCAATAGTAAATAAAGCTATGAAGAAAAAGGTAACCATTAATGTCACCAAAAGTCCAAAAGGTAATACATTCATTGAATTTTACTTTAGACCATTAAGAGGACTTTTCATATCATCTTTACTTTTGACTCATCAGTTCCGCCCTTCTATCGACCCCTTAGAAGAAAAGATGTGATAACGTCATGGGCTCATTAATGTTTGGTAATGTTGAGGGCATGTTGCTTGTACAGACTGGAGCGGGCGGGTGAGCGGGGGCAGGCTGGATGGGTAGATGAAGCTGGGAAAATGCACCTTATATAGGCTGATATAGAAAACCTATTTTGTTTGGGGCAGAGGAGGGTGGAGTTCCTACACAGTGcttttgagatgtgttgctgccaatAAATTCAAGATTAGCTCAAATTTattagtaaaatgtctcacttttacCACTGTGTcattatgaataaaatattgttttaaaaaaacttgcAAATCATTGtatactgttatttttttgtttaattgttttacacagcatcccaacttttgtGGAACTTAAGTTGTATTTTAGCCCGTCTTTTTTGCATAATTAATAATACAATGATTACAATGATAAATCTAATAGGAACTTCTAGGACTGCAGTGTAAACTGACAAACTGTGGTTTTACATGTACCAAATAGAACATTGTCTTTGGTCTGTTTGCAatctacagagaaaaaaaatcaaagtgtgAATGTGGGAGTGTTACAAATTTTGAAGCAGATTTCTGCATAGCATAAAAAGGGCTGCTTTGTCACTTACACATTTCTCACCTTCTTAAAATTTACCTGTCCGGCTCTTACTGAAGGTAGTAACAGCTGTGCAGATGAATATGTGTGCATGCTGGTGGATGTGTACTCATGCCCAGTACCTCACAGATGTCCTTGAGGTGTTTAATGTAGTGTCTCTCTGTGCTCATGATCTCATTGATGACATTGGCCCTCATCTGGTCTCGATTTTGGAGGGGTGAGCCCAGACACAGGCAGTCATTTGTTGGATCCAAGTGCCCATTCTGCACCTCACTGGTCCCCTCAGACGGTTCCGCTCCCCCGTCCTCCTGGTTCACCCACAGCTGAGGACAAATACATTCAAACACACCAACACAGAAAGCCACTGGATAAGAGAAGTGCACTCTTATGGAAAGTTTAGGTAAACAGATTCGAATACTATCATCTTTTCTTTGGTAATTGGCACTAATATCACAAGGCATGTTTTCATTAACACACtcctaacaaaaaaaaaaactcttcagcTTGAGCAggaatgcacaaacacacaaactaaataCATAGACTCATGTCTCACACACAGAGCTTTATTTAAAGGTTCTCTGATAGTTTGAACAATGAGCAAGACTCAAAACGGGTAAAGGAACTACTGCCAAACACACCCTAGAGTATAAAAAGCCTTTTTCTAAGACTAAAAATATTCTGATATATA is part of the Melanotaenia boesemani isolate fMelBoe1 chromosome 7, fMelBoe1.pri, whole genome shotgun sequence genome and harbors:
- the LOC121643016 gene encoding rho guanine nucleotide exchange factor 9 isoform X5, whose amino-acid sequence is MTEMMLISGGSIVNAEAVWDHVTMADRELAFKAGDVIKVLDASNKDWWWGQIDEEEGWFPASFVRVEPHPPQPQTKQVFYINPIATPRFQNTTSKLWVNQEDGGAEPSEGTSEVQNGHLDPTNDCLCLGSPLQNRDQMRANVINEIMSTERHYIKHLKDICEGYLRQCRKRVDMFNDDQLKVIFGNIEDIYRFQMGFVRDLEKQYNTEEPHLSEIGPCFLEHQDGFWIYSEYCNNHLDACMELSKLMRDGRYQHFFEACRLLQQMIDIAIDGFLLTPVQKICKYPLQLAELLKYTAQEHSDYRYVAAALAVMRNVTQQINERKRRLENIDKIAQWQASVLDWEGDDILNRSSELIYTGELSWIYQPYGRSQQRVFFLFDHQLVLCKKDLIRRDILYYKGRIDMDRYEVRDAIDGRDDDFNVSVKNAFKLCSKDSEEIHIFLAKKPEEKIRWLRAFHEERKMVQEDEKIGFEISEYQKRQAAMTVRKVTKQKGVNRCTPPSYPPPQDPLSAGQYEVTEDMAQGEVFEFSQSKRGQAPFWQNFSRLAPFKK
- the LOC121643016 gene encoding rho guanine nucleotide exchange factor 9 isoform X7 gives rise to the protein MTLLISGGSIVNAEAVWDHVTMADRELAFKAGDVIKVLDASNKDWWWGQIDEEEGWFPASFVRLWVNQEDGGAEPSEGTSEVQNGHLDPTNDCLCLGSPLQNRDQMRANVINEIMSTERHYIKHLKDICEGYLRQCRKRVDMFNDDQLKVIFGNIEDIYRFQMGFVRDLEKQYNTEEPHLSEIGPCFLEHQDGFWIYSEYCNNHLDACMELSKLMRDGRYQHFFEACRLLQQMIDIAIDGFLLTPVQKICKYPLQLAELLKYTAQEHSDYRYVAAALAVMRNVTQQINERKRRLENIDKIAQWQASVLDWEGDDILNRSSELIYTGELSWIYQPYGRSQQRVFFLFDHQLVLCKKDLIRRDILYYKGRIDMDRYEVRDAIDGRDDDFNVSVKNAFKLCSKDSEEIHIFLAKKPEEKIRWLRAFHEERKMVQEDEKIGFEISEYQKRQAAMTVRKVTKQKGVNRCTPPSYPPPQDPLSAGQYEVTEDMAQGEVFEFSQSKRGQAPFWQNFSRLAPFKK
- the LOC121643016 gene encoding rho guanine nucleotide exchange factor 9 isoform X6 gives rise to the protein MTLLISGGSIVNAEAVWDHVTMADRELAFKAGDVIKVLDASNKDWWWGQIDEEEGWFPASFVRVEPHPPQPQTKQVFYINPIATPRFQNTTSKLWVNQEDGGAEPSEGTSEVQNGHLDPTNDCLCLGSPLQNRDQMRANVINEIMSTERHYIKHLKDICEGYLRQCRKRVDMFNDDQLKVIFGNIEDIYRFQMGFVRDLEKQYNTEEPHLSEIGPCFLEHQDGFWIYSEYCNNHLDACMELSKLMRDGRYQHFFEACRLLQQMIDIAIDGFLLTPVQKICKYPLQLAELLKYTAQEHSDYRYVAAALAVMRNVTQQINERKRRLENIDKIAQWQASVLDWEGDDILNRSSELIYTGELSWIYQPYGRSQQRVFFLFDHQLVLCKKDLIRRDILYYKGRIDMDRYEVRDAIDGRDDDFNVSVKNAFKLCSKDSEEIHIFLAKKPEEKIRWLRAFHEERKMVQEDEKIGFEISEYQKRQAAMTVRKVTKQKGVNRCTPPSYPPPQDPLSAGQYEVTEDMAQGEVFEFSQSKRGQAPFWQNFSRLAPFKK
- the LOC121643016 gene encoding rho guanine nucleotide exchange factor 9 isoform X4, with protein sequence MHTLFEQLHATNMLISGGSIVNAEAVWDHVTMADRELAFKAGDVIKVLDASNKDWWWGQIDEEEGWFPASFVRVEPHPPQPQTKQVFYINPIATPRFQNTTSKLWVNQEDGGAEPSEGTSEVQNGHLDPTNDCLCLGSPLQNRDQMRANVINEIMSTERHYIKHLKDICEGYLRQCRKRVDMFNDDQLKVIFGNIEDIYRFQMGFVRDLEKQYNTEEPHLSEIGPCFLEHQDGFWIYSEYCNNHLDACMELSKLMRDGRYQHFFEACRLLQQMIDIAIDGFLLTPVQKICKYPLQLAELLKYTAQEHSDYRYVAAALAVMRNVTQQINERKRRLENIDKIAQWQASVLDWEGDDILNRSSELIYTGELSWIYQPYGRSQQRVFFLFDHQLVLCKKDLIRRDILYYKGRIDMDRYEVRDAIDGRDDDFNVSVKNAFKLCSKDSEEIHIFLAKKPEEKIRWLRAFHEERKMVQEDEKIGFEISEYQKRQAAMTVRKVTKQKGVNRCTPPSYPPPQDPLSAGQYEVTEDMAQGEVFEFSQSKRGQAPFWQNFSRLAPFKK